Proteins from a genomic interval of Streptomyces sp. TLI_235:
- a CDS encoding PHP domain-containing protein, with the protein MPRGGFVWLAGDHHLHSLYSNDAMYPVADQVRRGMAHGLDWLAITDHGNAAFAAHSVEDRYADLRAARERYREDILVFHGLEWNIPGAEHTTLMLAPGAGEAAFLQEFVNQHDALVTGTRDGTPVNEAAAIKALTFLRDAVRCGRVADALVLPNHPSRKGIDSPHELRAWRDTAPEIVIGMEGAPGHQAAGLPAPCMARARGLYDNAPGTWSFPGYPAESYRTHGGFDWMTATVGGVWDSMLAEGKPWWITATSDGHQACGDWVKNPVDPLNETAYDNTPFDAEGHTFAGTGHFPAPVNAGRPVTTYSALPPGAYSKTWVGATGYGHRAVMDGLRAGRVWACHGDLISGLDVRVQEKGAPHRGVPMGGRLRVRRGATVEVVVEIRLTETPNYAGLVPVLARVDLIKGRVTGPVTDRDTITAPDTRVVRSWEVDKRQGTVTLVQEFTADQSCYLRVRGTDGKRTAPGLLGKAVDPAGPAMDVPAAADPWEDLWFYGNPVFVEV; encoded by the coding sequence GTGCCGCGCGGCGGCTTCGTCTGGCTCGCGGGCGACCACCACCTGCACAGCCTGTACAGCAACGACGCGATGTACCCGGTCGCCGACCAGGTGCGGCGCGGCATGGCCCACGGTCTGGACTGGCTGGCGATCACCGACCACGGCAACGCGGCCTTCGCCGCGCACAGCGTCGAGGACCGGTACGCCGACCTGCGCGCGGCGCGCGAGCGCTACCGGGAGGACATCCTGGTCTTCCACGGGCTGGAGTGGAATATCCCGGGGGCCGAGCACACCACCCTGATGCTCGCGCCGGGGGCCGGCGAGGCCGCGTTCCTCCAGGAGTTCGTCAACCAGCACGACGCCCTCGTCACGGGCACCCGCGACGGCACACCCGTAAACGAGGCGGCCGCGATCAAGGCGCTGACCTTCCTGCGCGACGCCGTCCGCTGCGGACGGGTCGCCGACGCCCTCGTACTGCCCAACCACCCCTCCCGCAAGGGCATCGACTCGCCGCACGAGCTGCGCGCGTGGCGCGACACCGCGCCCGAGATCGTCATCGGTATGGAAGGCGCCCCCGGCCACCAGGCGGCCGGCCTGCCCGCCCCCTGCATGGCGCGAGCCCGCGGTCTGTACGACAACGCGCCCGGCACCTGGTCCTTCCCCGGCTACCCGGCTGAGAGCTACCGCACCCACGGCGGCTTCGACTGGATGACCGCAACCGTGGGCGGCGTGTGGGACAGCATGCTCGCCGAGGGCAAGCCGTGGTGGATCACCGCGACCTCGGACGGACACCAGGCATGCGGCGACTGGGTGAAGAACCCCGTCGACCCGCTGAACGAAACCGCGTACGACAACACGCCCTTCGACGCCGAGGGCCACACCTTCGCCGGTACCGGGCACTTCCCCGCCCCGGTGAACGCCGGCCGTCCGGTGACCACGTACAGCGCGCTGCCACCCGGCGCCTACTCCAAGACCTGGGTGGGCGCCACCGGTTACGGCCACCGCGCGGTGATGGACGGACTGCGCGCCGGACGGGTGTGGGCCTGCCACGGCGACCTGATCAGCGGCCTCGACGTACGGGTACAGGAGAAGGGCGCCCCGCATCGCGGCGTGCCGATGGGCGGACGGCTGCGTGTCAGGCGCGGCGCCACGGTCGAGGTGGTCGTCGAGATCCGGCTCACCGAGACGCCGAACTACGCAGGCCTGGTGCCTGTGCTCGCCCGTGTGGACCTGATCAAGGGCCGCGTCACCGGGCCGGTCACCGACCGCGACACCATCACCGCGCCGGACACCCGGGTCGTGCGGTCCTGGGAGGTGGACAAGCGCCAGGGCACCGTGACGCTCGTCCAGGAGTTCACCGCCGACCAGTCCTGCTACCTCCGGGTCCGTGGCACCGACGGCAAGCGCACCGCCCCCGGCCTGCTCGGCAAGGCAGTCGACCCGGCAGGCCCCGCGATGGACGTCCCGGCTGCGGCCGACCCGTGGGAGGACCTCTGGTTCTACGGGAACCCGGTGTTCGTCGAGGTCTGA
- a CDS encoding hypothetical protein (manually curated): protein MNPPLTSRVTSGPTPGTTTACAGPATRPTQARRRWRPPIASGPPSKPQPPVRSAPAPGGADPDPASPRGSAPQQLANERVEHGPEIAASAPGPASAAGSRRKPGHQRALESAPCPGNHESAGKHGTGKTRHGDPWLKGILGQVASSASRFNARYRRIASRRTPWQEESPGRPRTHHLIAAWHMFTNETDYHDLGGDYFLERTGKTRQTRRRVSRLTHLGYQVTLQPTEAV, encoded by the coding sequence GTGAACCCGCCCCTAACCTCGCGCGTCACGAGTGGGCCGACACCTGGAACGACGACTGCCTGTGCGGGTCCTGCCACCAGGCCGACGCAGGCCAGAAGGCGCTGGAGGCCGCCGATCGCGAGCGGGCCGCCGTCGAAGCCGCAGCCACCCGTACGAAGCGCACCCGCTCCTGGTGGCGCCGACCCTGACCCGGCCTCACCCCGCGGGTCAGCGCCGCAGCAGCTCGCGAACGAGCGGGTCGAGCACGGCCCAGAGATCGCGGCGTCCGCGCCCGGCCCGGCGAGCGCAGCTGGGTCCCGGCGAAAGCCGGGGCATCAGCGGGCGTTAGAGTCCGCCCCCTGCCCGGGCAACCACGAGTCCGCCGGCAAGCACGGAACCGGCAAGACGCGCCACGGCGACCCCTGGCTCAAGGGCATCCTCGGCCAGGTCGCCTCCTCGGCCTCCCGTTTCAACGCCCGCTACCGGCGCATCGCCTCACGCCGCACGCCGTGGCAAGAAGAGAGCCCTGGTCGCCCTCGAACACACCATCTGATCGCCGCGTGGCACATGTTCACCAACGAAACCGACTACCACGACCTCGGCGGGGACTACTTCCTCGAACGCACCGGCAAGACCAGGCAGACCCGACGACGGGTGAGCCGGCTGACCCACCTCGGCTACCAAGTGACACTGCAGCCGACAGAAGCCGTCTGA
- a CDS encoding peptidoglycan/xylan/chitin deacetylase (PgdA/CDA1 family) (manually curated) has protein sequence MSLITRRRRSRPLIAVSIAVAAVSAVALTVALTVTTYDDTSPRAARAEASGSVAGNVDCRQAKCVALSFDGGPSPTTPGLLDILEREGLHATFFVQGKGHIAKYPDILRRISDEGHEIGNHTWNHRRLTDLDEDDVRRELASTQDAIEKIIGVRPVLMRPPEGRTNRKVAKICRDLKLAQVLWSVTAKDYETTDSALITKRVLDQTHRDGIILLHDLHKGTVPAVPGVIKELKQRGYTIVTVSQLLAPAKPQPGMVYRP, from the coding sequence ATGTCTCTCATCACACGTAGAAGACGTTCTCGCCCGCTCATCGCCGTCTCGATAGCGGTAGCCGCCGTGTCGGCCGTCGCGCTGACTGTGGCCCTGACGGTCACGACCTACGATGACACCTCGCCGCGCGCTGCCCGAGCGGAGGCATCGGGATCGGTGGCAGGAAACGTCGACTGCCGCCAGGCGAAGTGCGTGGCCCTCAGCTTCGACGGCGGCCCCAGCCCGACCACCCCCGGGCTGCTGGACATCCTCGAGCGCGAGGGCCTGCACGCCACGTTCTTCGTTCAGGGCAAGGGCCACATCGCGAAGTACCCCGATATCCTGCGTCGCATCTCGGACGAGGGGCACGAGATCGGCAATCACACCTGGAACCACAGGAGGCTGACAGACCTCGACGAGGACGACGTCCGCCGGGAACTGGCCAGTACGCAGGACGCCATCGAGAAGATCATCGGCGTCAGACCCGTCCTGATGCGTCCGCCGGAGGGCCGTACCAACCGCAAAGTGGCGAAAATCTGCCGGGACTTGAAATTGGCGCAGGTGCTGTGGAGCGTCACGGCCAAGGACTACGAGACGACCGACTCGGCTCTGATCACCAAAAGAGTGCTCGACCAGACGCACCGCGACGGCATCATCCTGCTGCACGACCTGCACAAGGGGACCGTGCCCGCCGTACCTGGAGTGATCAAGGAGCTCAAACAGCGTGGCTACACCATCGTCACGGTGTCGCAACTGCTCGCCCCCGCCAAGCCTCAGCCAGGCATGGTCTACCGGCCATGA
- a CDS encoding peptidoglycan/LPS O-acetylase OafA/YrhL: MPSDRPIPRPRSGPARLAAIDGLRLVAAVMVAAYHFLGTPTPHFWGRAELRDFTPFVHEMSRYGWLGVEFFFTISGFVICMSCWGRTLAQFTVSRVTRLFPAYWCAVLLIVGLVLVSRMGHWPATTRIDPRTVLGNLTMAPGPLGLELVDGVSWTLWVEARFYLLMALLIVFGLSYRRVVTFCGAWLLAGVITLELQSPLLDEFVLPRYAGLFVAGIVLHLMHRFGQSLLLWLLLGFAWAYELTVLELRVADHANVPLGESRPSWAVCAAVLTLCLGLLALAGVGGPLARLRWRWLVTAGGLTYPFYLIHQSIGIPLAKGLIRAVPRLEPLPSMAVSVVCVLGLSLLIHTTVERRLGRLLRHRLTLDMRLQDPAVTPAPARTR, from the coding sequence ATGCCGTCCGACAGACCGATTCCCAGACCGCGGAGCGGGCCCGCGCGCCTGGCCGCGATAGACGGGCTCCGCCTAGTGGCAGCGGTCATGGTGGCCGCGTACCACTTCCTCGGGACACCCACCCCACACTTCTGGGGAAGGGCCGAACTCCGGGATTTCACGCCGTTTGTGCATGAGATGAGCCGCTACGGCTGGCTCGGCGTGGAGTTCTTCTTCACCATCAGCGGCTTCGTCATCTGTATGAGCTGCTGGGGACGGACTCTCGCACAGTTCACCGTCTCCCGCGTCACACGGCTCTTCCCCGCCTACTGGTGCGCCGTACTCCTCATCGTCGGGCTCGTCCTTGTCTCGCGGATGGGCCACTGGCCTGCCACCACCCGCATCGACCCTCGTACCGTCCTGGGAAACCTGACGATGGCTCCGGGACCACTGGGACTCGAACTGGTTGACGGCGTCAGCTGGACGCTCTGGGTGGAGGCCCGTTTTTACCTGCTGATGGCCCTGCTGATCGTCTTCGGGCTGTCGTATCGGCGGGTGGTGACCTTCTGCGGAGCCTGGCTCCTGGCCGGTGTCATCACCCTCGAACTCCAGTCGCCGCTACTCGACGAATTCGTACTGCCCCGGTACGCCGGCCTCTTCGTCGCCGGAATCGTCCTCCACCTCATGCACAGGTTCGGACAGAGCCTCCTGCTGTGGCTGCTGCTGGGCTTCGCCTGGGCCTACGAACTCACCGTGCTCGAACTCCGGGTGGCCGATCACGCCAACGTACCCCTCGGCGAGAGCCGGCCCTCCTGGGCCGTCTGCGCGGCCGTTCTCACGCTCTGTCTCGGGCTGCTGGCGCTGGCCGGTGTCGGAGGACCGCTGGCGAGGTTGCGATGGCGTTGGCTGGTCACTGCGGGGGGACTCACCTACCCCTTCTACCTCATCCACCAAAGCATCGGAATTCCCTTGGCCAAAGGCTTGATCCGGGCCGTTCCGAGGCTGGAGCCGCTGCCTTCGATGGCGGTGTCCGTCGTCTGCGTGCTGGGGCTGTCCCTGCTCATCCACACAACGGTGGAGCGCCGGCTCGGACGCCTGCTGAGGCATCGCCTGACGCTCGACATGCGGCTTCAGGATCCTGCCGTGACACCGGCTCCCGCCCGCACGCGGTAA
- a CDS encoding methyltransferase family protein, which translates to MPADAKTPKKLRNNRAALTHKTGYALRHPGRVIPYLRRAGRDTWLRLKHPDHVGYYRAVMASDTRRNPEAAVGSQTHDRWLALGQMQFDYLIEHGLRPDHRMLDIGCGNLRGGWRFIRHLHTGNYYGIDISPDILMAAKKTLVEHRIQDKLPHLTITGDLTLDFLPDDHFDVVHAHSVFSHSPLEVIDQCLTHVGRVLTDTGFFDFTFDRTEGTEHQVLREDFYYRTETLLNLARRHGLHARYMEDWEKRPHGQSKIRVSRSPLPTA; encoded by the coding sequence ATGCCCGCCGACGCCAAGACACCGAAGAAACTGCGCAACAACCGCGCCGCCCTCACCCACAAGACCGGATACGCCCTGCGCCACCCCGGCCGCGTCATCCCGTACCTGCGACGGGCCGGCCGAGACACCTGGCTGCGCCTCAAGCACCCCGACCACGTCGGCTACTACCGCGCCGTGATGGCCTCAGACACCCGCCGCAACCCGGAAGCCGCGGTCGGCAGCCAGACCCATGACCGCTGGCTGGCACTCGGGCAGATGCAGTTCGACTACCTCATCGAACACGGGCTGCGCCCGGACCACCGCATGCTCGACATCGGCTGCGGCAACCTGCGCGGCGGCTGGCGCTTCATCAGGCACCTTCACACCGGCAACTACTACGGCATCGACATCTCGCCCGACATCCTGATGGCCGCCAAGAAAACCCTCGTCGAGCACCGTATCCAGGACAAGCTGCCGCATCTGACCATCACCGGCGACCTCACTCTGGACTTCCTGCCCGACGACCACTTCGATGTCGTCCACGCGCACAGCGTCTTCTCCCACTCGCCGCTGGAGGTCATCGACCAGTGCCTGACGCACGTCGGCCGCGTACTGACCGACACCGGGTTCTTCGACTTCACCTTCGACCGCACCGAGGGCACCGAACACCAGGTACTGCGCGAGGATTTCTACTACCGCACCGAAACCCTCCTGAACCTGGCGCGGCGGCACGGTCTGCACGCGCGGTACATGGAGGACTGGGAGAAGCGCCCGCATGGCCAGTCGAAGATACGTGTCAGCCGCTCGCCCCTGCCCACCGCCTGA
- a CDS encoding ABC-2 type transport system ATP-binding protein, which translates to MTGPDASAALRATELGFRHRRRGGWALRDCEFTVPDGRITALVGRNGAGKSTLLHLAGGLLRPASGQLSVLGAVPGTSEARARVALLTQDKPLYPRFTVADTLLMGEKLNSSWDRTTAERIVREGDIPLHARVGDLSPGRRTRVALALALGKRPELLLLDEPLADLDPVARGEIMAQLMAEAVERGMSIVLSSHVLPELEETCDWVLVLRDGRVELSEDVEVLRRSHAVLTGPAGQADILAGQHTVVRSRTGGRQLTALIRQRGPMRGDWHIERPGLEDILIGYLQAGEPGHPAPAERTEAAA; encoded by the coding sequence ATGACCGGGCCTGACGCGTCGGCGGCGCTGCGCGCCACGGAGCTGGGATTCCGGCACCGGAGGCGGGGCGGCTGGGCCCTGCGGGACTGCGAGTTCACCGTGCCCGACGGTCGTATCACCGCACTTGTCGGACGTAACGGCGCTGGCAAGAGCACACTGCTGCACCTAGCCGGCGGCCTGCTCCGACCCGCCTCCGGGCAGCTGAGTGTGCTGGGAGCCGTACCCGGCACGTCAGAGGCCCGCGCCCGCGTCGCTCTGCTCACCCAGGACAAGCCGCTCTACCCGCGTTTCACCGTGGCGGACACCCTGCTGATGGGCGAGAAGCTGAACTCCTCGTGGGACCGGACGACCGCCGAGCGGATCGTCCGCGAGGGCGACATCCCGCTCCACGCCCGCGTCGGCGACCTGTCCCCCGGGCGGCGCACTCGCGTCGCGCTCGCCCTGGCACTGGGCAAGCGACCCGAACTCCTGCTTCTCGACGAACCGTTGGCCGACCTGGACCCCGTGGCGCGAGGCGAGATCATGGCGCAGCTGATGGCCGAGGCCGTGGAGCGCGGCATGAGCATCGTGCTGTCCTCGCACGTCCTGCCCGAACTGGAGGAGACCTGCGACTGGGTGCTGGTACTGCGGGACGGCCGCGTCGAGCTGAGCGAGGACGTTGAGGTACTGCGCAGGAGCCATGCAGTACTGACCGGACCCGCCGGCCAGGCCGACATCCTTGCCGGACAGCACACCGTCGTGCGGAGCCGCACTGGCGGCAGGCAGCTGACCGCCCTGATACGGCAGCGCGGACCGATGCGCGGCGACTGGCACATCGAACGGCCTGGCCTGGAGGACATCCTGATCGGCTACCTTCAGGCCGGTGAGCCGGGGCACCCCGCCCCCGCCGAGCGGACGGAGGCGGCGGCGTGA
- a CDS encoding GntR family transcriptional regulator, with the protein MIDYRIDRGSGVPAYVQIIEQTERALRMGTLQVGDKLPTAREVVAATAINPNTVLRAYRDMEQAGLVELRRGLGTFVTRSLARPGAENDSPLRQKVADWVACARATGLERADVLALVTAALDAYDDEHDSTTPGDRERKKENV; encoded by the coding sequence GTGATCGACTACCGGATCGACCGTGGCAGTGGCGTACCGGCCTACGTGCAGATCATCGAGCAGACCGAACGGGCGCTGCGGATGGGCACCTTGCAGGTCGGGGACAAGTTGCCCACGGCCAGGGAGGTGGTGGCGGCGACCGCCATCAACCCCAACACCGTGCTGCGGGCCTACCGCGACATGGAACAGGCTGGTCTGGTCGAACTGCGCCGTGGCCTCGGGACCTTCGTGACGCGGTCGCTCGCCCGGCCCGGGGCGGAGAACGACTCTCCGCTGCGCCAGAAGGTCGCCGACTGGGTGGCCTGCGCGCGGGCCACGGGGCTGGAGCGGGCAGATGTCCTCGCCCTGGTCACAGCCGCCCTGGATGCCTACGACGACGAGCACGACAGCACAACCCCGGGCGACCGGGAACGAAAGAAGGAGAACGTATGA
- a CDS encoding lipoprotein-anchoring transpeptidase ErfK/SrfK: MRRVSMVGAALSGVLLLAACSGGGDGAAGGSGGSGGSDEGKGGAAKASAAVLSIEPKDGAQNVAPGAVKVSVATGKLIEVAVTDKDGKPVEGSIASDGLTWTPAAGGLAVGSAYKVSARASDASGVVTTASSSFTTLTPKKTVKVYDNVVDGQKFGVGMIVSVNFGTKVKNKKEAEKAVAVEASDGTEVKGHWFEDDTRLDLRPAEYWKPGTTVKVHLRTKSVELAPGVYGASDHDETFTVARSRISEVDARTHQMVVKEDGKPNQTIPIVAGTNDNPSWNGTMVISAKSRMEKMTSRGQVGLVGEGYDAVEPHAMRLTTTGTYLHGNPKSWGDVGRANISHGCIGMTDTEEGDENSTAGKVYNASLVGDVVIIRNSIKKAPLQPDNGLSGWNTPWSQW, encoded by the coding sequence GTGCGACGGGTTTCGATGGTGGGTGCGGCGCTGAGCGGGGTTCTGCTGCTGGCCGCGTGCAGTGGCGGCGGCGACGGTGCCGCGGGCGGTTCCGGCGGGTCGGGCGGCAGCGACGAGGGCAAGGGCGGCGCGGCGAAGGCGTCCGCGGCCGTCCTGTCGATCGAGCCCAAGGACGGCGCGCAGAACGTGGCCCCGGGTGCGGTCAAGGTCTCGGTGGCGACCGGCAAGCTGATCGAGGTCGCGGTGACCGACAAGGACGGCAAGCCGGTCGAGGGCTCCATCGCGTCCGACGGCCTCACCTGGACCCCGGCCGCTGGCGGCCTCGCGGTCGGCTCGGCCTACAAGGTCAGCGCCAGGGCCTCGGACGCCTCCGGCGTGGTGACCACCGCCAGCAGCAGCTTCACCACCCTGACCCCGAAGAAGACCGTCAAGGTCTACGACAACGTGGTCGACGGTCAGAAGTTCGGCGTCGGCATGATCGTCTCGGTCAACTTCGGCACCAAGGTCAAGAACAAGAAGGAAGCCGAGAAGGCCGTCGCCGTGGAGGCCTCGGACGGCACCGAGGTCAAGGGCCACTGGTTCGAGGACGACACCCGCCTGGACCTGCGGCCCGCCGAGTACTGGAAGCCCGGCACCACGGTGAAGGTCCACCTGCGGACCAAGAGCGTGGAGCTGGCGCCCGGCGTGTACGGCGCGAGCGACCACGACGAGACCTTCACCGTCGCCCGCTCCCGGATCAGCGAGGTCGACGCCAGGACCCACCAGATGGTCGTCAAGGAGGACGGCAAGCCCAACCAGACGATCCCGATCGTCGCGGGCACCAACGACAACCCGTCCTGGAACGGCACCATGGTCATCTCCGCCAAGAGCCGCATGGAGAAGATGACCTCCCGGGGCCAGGTCGGCCTCGTGGGCGAGGGCTACGACGCCGTCGAGCCGCACGCGATGCGCCTGACCACCACCGGCACCTACCTGCACGGCAACCCCAAGTCCTGGGGAGACGTCGGCCGCGCGAACATCAGCCACGGCTGCATCGGCATGACCGACACCGAAGAGGGCGACGAGAACTCCACCGCCGGCAAGGTCTACAACGCGTCGCTGGTCGGCGACGTCGTGATCATCCGGAACTCCATCAAGAAGGCCCCGCTCCAGCCCGACAACGGCCTCAGCGGTTGGAACACGCCCTGGTCGCAGTGGTGA
- a CDS encoding sortase family protein, with product MDAAHRTPLPKRSTAPSTVLVVCALAIGSWLVGYGAHAERPPQPSPAQAFPTPGLPAPAAPTSAGPASAPPAGASPTAAASGAASGAGGSAASAQVHPLPPSDPAGVRIPAIGVDAPLAKLDLDAAGALQPPPPDNPRLAGWYGGGPTPGSTGTAVITGHVDTRSGPAVFFLLGALTKGSTIEVDRTDGRTAVFTVDAVESYAKKDFPDQKVYGNSGLPELRVITCGGVYTKAGGYENNTVVYATLSAVR from the coding sequence ATGGACGCCGCGCACCGCACCCCGCTTCCCAAACGCTCGACCGCGCCTTCGACCGTCCTGGTGGTGTGCGCGCTCGCGATCGGCAGCTGGCTGGTGGGCTACGGCGCCCACGCCGAACGACCGCCGCAGCCCTCCCCGGCCCAGGCCTTCCCCACGCCCGGCCTCCCCGCCCCCGCCGCACCCACCTCCGCCGGGCCCGCCTCCGCCCCGCCCGCCGGGGCTTCGCCGACTGCTGCCGCCTCGGGTGCCGCTTCAGGTGCCGGCGGGTCGGCCGCGTCTGCGCAGGTCCATCCCCTGCCGCCGTCCGATCCTGCCGGCGTCCGCATCCCCGCCATCGGTGTGGACGCCCCCCTGGCGAAGCTGGACCTCGACGCGGCGGGCGCCCTGCAGCCGCCGCCCCCGGACAACCCCCGCCTCGCCGGCTGGTACGGCGGCGGCCCCACCCCCGGGTCGACCGGCACGGCCGTCATCACCGGCCACGTGGACACCCGCTCCGGGCCCGCGGTCTTCTTCCTGCTCGGCGCCCTCACCAAGGGCAGCACCATCGAGGTCGACCGCACCGACGGCCGGACGGCGGTGTTCACCGTCGACGCCGTCGAGTCCTACGCGAAGAAGGACTTTCCCGACCAGAAGGTCTACGGGAACTCCGGCCTGCCCGAACTGCGGGTGATCACCTGCGGCGGCGTCTACACCAAGGCGGGCGGATACGAGAACAACACCGTGGTCTACGCAACACTCTCCGCCGTCCGGTAG